Proteins encoded by one window of Candidatus Sumerlaea chitinivorans:
- a CDS encoding Oxidoreductase produces the protein MRVLVTGANGFIGSRLCRRLVDAGHDVVAVMRPRLGDCKFPVGQVVYAQLPYGIPRRAFEDVQAIIHCAGTTRGQSEAEAWAVNVETTRVLVAQAKRLPAFSRFVFVSSQSAHERAISAYGRTKLAAEQVVKNSGLPYAIVRPGLVFGAGDAGLFGRMRSTIARLPILPLLGGGRAPVQPIEVEDLCEALARCLTLSPDESHEFNLGEPEPMTMAEFLQAVACAMTGRRKPALVIPLGPIKAAVTVAERLRLPLPITSENLRGMEVVQRMDTQPSLERLDLTLKPFESAMRHAAADRSVSTLVDPPLRIMLVGAGKIGIVHAMDITQRPEMVLCAAVDPSRKALRLYENMGFQCKFYTDLDDAIASAKPDAAIIATPAATHYDLAHRCLSCGLDVLIEKPLAVAPDVLGKYRQLKQEFPDRICHVGYMATQFPHLDAVARALRAQEFGPVRAVWITALQSHIMAPKPVRWEMIKRLSGGGVLINFASHLIAIAFRLFGRAQLHSAKLWSIHSTEVEDAADLLLDFQDFRGRLVTSWSAEGYARPQNRIVVECQNGDIIFENFYAAFRGKDGSVRLVTQCDYDVGFNAAPDYTGGAFACEHINFARAVRERKNGQESDGAPSRTPVSLEEAIAIEAFLHEVYEQTSSQPSSPQMSHTLSDSPHNRELDEIVRRLTRR, from the coding sequence ATGAGAGTTCTGGTCACGGGTGCAAACGGGTTTATTGGTTCGCGTCTTTGCCGTCGTCTTGTGGACGCAGGGCATGACGTCGTCGCCGTGATGCGCCCGCGCCTTGGCGATTGCAAATTTCCAGTGGGACAGGTGGTCTATGCTCAGCTGCCCTATGGTATTCCGCGTCGCGCCTTCGAGGATGTTCAGGCGATCATTCATTGTGCCGGCACGACCCGCGGACAGTCAGAGGCCGAGGCCTGGGCCGTGAATGTGGAAACGACGCGTGTTTTGGTAGCGCAGGCAAAACGCCTTCCCGCCTTCTCCCGTTTCGTATTTGTGTCGTCGCAGTCAGCGCACGAGCGAGCCATCTCCGCTTACGGCCGAACAAAGCTTGCTGCAGAACAGGTCGTAAAAAACTCTGGGCTTCCTTACGCGATCGTGCGGCCGGGGCTTGTCTTTGGCGCGGGAGATGCTGGTCTCTTTGGGCGAATGCGCAGCACGATTGCACGGCTTCCCATCTTGCCACTTCTTGGTGGGGGACGTGCTCCTGTGCAACCCATCGAGGTCGAAGACCTTTGTGAAGCGCTTGCTCGGTGTCTGACTCTCTCGCCGGACGAATCCCATGAGTTCAACTTGGGCGAGCCTGAGCCCATGACGATGGCGGAGTTCCTGCAAGCGGTGGCGTGCGCGATGACCGGGCGGCGTAAGCCGGCGCTGGTGATTCCTCTTGGCCCGATCAAGGCTGCGGTTACGGTTGCGGAGCGCCTCCGCTTGCCGCTGCCGATCACAAGCGAGAATCTGCGGGGAATGGAAGTCGTCCAGCGCATGGACACCCAGCCGTCCCTTGAGCGCTTGGACCTGACGCTGAAACCGTTTGAGAGTGCAATGCGGCACGCTGCCGCGGACCGCAGTGTGTCGACGTTGGTGGATCCACCCCTTCGGATCATGCTCGTCGGGGCCGGGAAGATCGGCATCGTACACGCCATGGACATCACGCAGCGCCCAGAGATGGTGTTGTGTGCCGCGGTGGATCCCAGCCGCAAGGCACTGCGGCTTTATGAAAACATGGGATTTCAGTGCAAGTTTTACACGGATTTGGACGACGCGATTGCGAGTGCAAAGCCAGACGCTGCGATCATTGCGACGCCAGCAGCCACCCATTACGATTTAGCGCATCGCTGCCTGAGTTGCGGACTCGATGTTCTAATCGAAAAGCCTTTGGCTGTAGCTCCAGATGTTTTGGGCAAGTATCGTCAGCTCAAGCAGGAATTCCCGGATCGAATCTGTCACGTCGGCTATATGGCCACGCAGTTTCCTCACTTGGATGCCGTCGCGCGGGCCTTGCGCGCTCAAGAGTTTGGGCCGGTGCGCGCGGTGTGGATCACTGCCCTCCAGTCACACATCATGGCCCCAAAACCCGTACGGTGGGAGATGATCAAGCGTTTGTCCGGCGGGGGAGTGCTTATCAATTTCGCGTCCCATCTCATCGCGATCGCTTTTCGGTTGTTTGGTCGGGCCCAGCTACATTCCGCGAAATTGTGGTCCATCCATTCGACCGAGGTGGAGGATGCTGCAGATCTGTTGTTAGATTTTCAGGACTTCAGGGGGCGCCTCGTGACCTCGTGGTCTGCGGAGGGTTATGCACGGCCACAAAATCGCATTGTGGTCGAGTGCCAAAACGGTGACATCATCTTCGAGAATTTCTATGCGGCGTTTCGTGGTAAGGACGGGTCCGTGAGACTTGTCACTCAGTGCGATTATGATGTTGGGTTCAACGCCGCGCCTGACTACACTGGGGGCGCGTTTGCGTGTGAACATATCAACTTTGCTCGCGCTGTTCGTGAGCGCAAGAACGGGCAGGAGAGTGACGGAGCTCCGTCGCGCACACCCGTGAGCCTCGAGGAAGCCATCGCAATCGAGGCATTCCTCCATGAGGTCTATGAGCAAACAAGCTCACAGCCGAGCAGCCCACAGATGTCTCATACCCTGTCCGACTCGCCCCATAATCGCGAGCTGGATGAAATCGTGAGGAGGTTGACACGGCGATGA
- a CDS encoding Cold shock protein CspD, giving the protein MPIGKVKWFNDKKGFGFIEPEGGGEDVFVHHTSINADGYRTLTEGEKVEFEVVQGPKGKQARNVCKLG; this is encoded by the coding sequence ATGCCTATCGGAAAGGTAAAATGGTTCAACGACAAGAAGGGCTTTGGCTTCATTGAGCCGGAAGGTGGAGGAGAGGATGTGTTCGTCCATCACACTTCGATCAATGCGGACGGCTATCGCACCCTCACGGAAGGCGAAAAAGTCGAGTTCGAAGTCGTGCAAGGACCTAAAGGAAAGCAAGCACGCAACGTTTGCAAATTGGGTTAA
- a CDS encoding putative iron binding protein from the HesB_IscA_SufA family, protein MAIHLTEAAQNEVKRILVSQNRPEWGLRVGVKGGGCSGLSYVLDIEENPKADDLVFDSGGIKIFCDPKSYLFINGLVIDYSSSLLNGGFKFDNPNAQRTCGCGTSFTTGQPVERGVAVKTEHCG, encoded by the coding sequence ATGGCGATTCACCTCACCGAAGCAGCACAAAATGAAGTGAAACGGATCCTTGTCTCACAAAACCGGCCTGAGTGGGGTCTCCGCGTGGGCGTGAAAGGCGGCGGATGCTCGGGGCTCTCCTATGTCCTGGATATCGAGGAAAATCCGAAGGCCGACGATCTGGTCTTTGATTCGGGTGGGATCAAGATCTTCTGTGACCCAAAGAGTTACTTGTTTATCAACGGCCTCGTGATTGATTACTCATCTTCACTCCTCAACGGCGGGTTTAAGTTCGACAATCCAAACGCGCAGCGCACGTGTGGATGTGGGACGTCCTTTACGACTGGCCAACCCGTGGAGCGGGGCGTGGCCGTGAAAACGGAGCATTGCGGATAA
- a CDS encoding Cysteine desulfurase — protein MTNVPVQIPVYLDNHATTRLDPRVLEAMMPYLTTEYGNASSTTHLYGMRAKEAVERARSQVAALIGASPKEIIFTSGATESINAALKGALACSSRKRVVTTAIEHKAVLDCCHFLQSRGIEVEVVPVTSEGFVDLAALQTALQEETALVSIIHANNEIGTIQPLEEIARLAKPHGALLHVDAAQSLGKIPIQVRSLGIDLMSMSAHKLYGPKGVGALYVRGGLPGVKLEPLLHGGGQERGLRAGTLNVAGIVGLGAACEIARAEMTTEAERLRQLRDLLLARLREGIEGLVVNGSLTSRLPNNLNVSIPGVEGEALLMSLRNEVAVSSGSACASHTREASHVLKAIGRSPALAHSSLRFGLGRFTTREEVEFAATSVIEKVKKLRSLSPRSSFHSEDT, from the coding sequence ATGACAAACGTCCCTGTGCAAATCCCAGTGTACTTGGATAACCACGCCACCACTCGGCTCGATCCGCGCGTGCTCGAGGCAATGATGCCATACTTGACCACGGAATACGGCAATGCGTCGAGCACAACTCACCTATACGGGATGCGGGCGAAGGAAGCTGTGGAACGCGCTCGATCGCAAGTCGCCGCACTGATCGGAGCTTCGCCGAAAGAGATCATTTTCACTTCTGGTGCAACGGAGAGCATTAATGCTGCGCTCAAGGGGGCTCTTGCGTGCAGCTCTCGAAAACGTGTCGTCACAACCGCGATTGAGCACAAGGCCGTCTTGGATTGTTGCCACTTCCTTCAAAGTCGCGGCATAGAGGTCGAAGTCGTGCCTGTAACTTCCGAGGGTTTCGTGGATCTCGCGGCGTTGCAGACAGCCTTACAGGAAGAAACTGCGCTCGTAAGCATCATCCACGCGAACAACGAAATTGGCACGATTCAGCCGCTGGAAGAAATCGCGCGACTCGCCAAACCACATGGTGCGCTCCTTCATGTGGATGCTGCCCAATCACTTGGAAAAATTCCCATTCAAGTTCGTTCGCTGGGCATCGATCTCATGTCCATGAGCGCGCACAAACTCTATGGGCCGAAAGGTGTCGGCGCGCTGTACGTCCGCGGAGGGTTGCCGGGAGTGAAGCTCGAACCGTTGCTCCACGGCGGTGGACAGGAACGTGGTTTGCGGGCGGGGACACTCAACGTCGCAGGCATCGTGGGATTAGGAGCCGCGTGTGAGATTGCTCGCGCGGAGATGACTACGGAAGCTGAGCGTTTGCGCCAGCTCCGCGATCTGCTTCTCGCTCGGTTGCGGGAAGGTATTGAAGGACTCGTCGTAAACGGCTCGCTCACTTCGCGGCTTCCCAACAACCTGAATGTCTCGATCCCGGGGGTGGAAGGAGAAGCCTTGCTGATGTCCCTGCGCAACGAGGTGGCTGTGAGCTCAGGAAGTGCATGCGCCTCTCACACCCGCGAGGCGTCGCACGTTCTGAAAGCCATCGGCCGTAGTCCTGCTCTTGCGCACAGTTCCCTCCGGTTCGGGTTGGGTCGCTTTACGACAAGGGAAGAGGTCGAGTTTGCTGCAACCAGCGTCATTGAAAAGGTTAAAAAGCTGCGTAGCCTGAGCCCGCGTTCGAGTTTCCATTCCGAAGACACATAG
- a CDS encoding LSU m5C1962 methyltransferase RlmI translates to MGKSRRMAKKPWWQAFLRERKKEELKKRVAQIEKEREEALSAGRSTDASDKHSERDVSAKERDRGKSHGGAHSRGGRPQSKPSAKRPEPCLVVSAPKSAHGLQIPVWVYDNMVDSVEGAPADGGTVYVVSKSGKFLGSAIYNSQSKIRARLFSLEQIEFSDAYIETAIIAAWKRRRAFFQLDDSFRAVFSESDGLPGVIADKLGTVLVVQLLTMAADKHREAVLSALQALYDPKVMVVRDDIPVREKEGLPVSEPTVVGELTLPHAIELDGITYFCDPVHGQKTGLFLDQRINRKLLGSFVSGKRVLDLYCHVGGWGFVAAKHGAAEIIAVDSSSPAIELARRGAEANQFTNIRFECEDVFDFLTEALKERQEFDVVVCDPPAFAKSHKHLEEAERTYLSLNYRAMKLVAPHGFLITCSCSQVLSDDHFGLILSTAARNATRRFQRIARGSQPPDHPVLVGFPESEYLKCWVLQRLE, encoded by the coding sequence ATGGGAAAATCCCGACGCATGGCAAAGAAGCCGTGGTGGCAGGCCTTCTTGCGTGAACGCAAAAAAGAAGAGCTAAAAAAGCGAGTCGCCCAGATCGAAAAAGAGCGTGAGGAAGCATTAAGCGCCGGACGTTCCACCGATGCGAGCGACAAGCACAGCGAGCGAGACGTGTCTGCCAAGGAACGTGACCGGGGCAAATCCCATGGAGGAGCCCACTCTCGAGGGGGACGCCCCCAGTCCAAACCTTCGGCGAAGCGCCCTGAACCTTGCTTGGTCGTGAGTGCCCCTAAGTCCGCCCACGGTCTTCAAATTCCCGTGTGGGTCTATGACAACATGGTGGATTCTGTGGAAGGAGCCCCAGCCGACGGCGGAACAGTATATGTAGTGAGTAAATCCGGCAAATTCTTAGGCAGTGCTATTTACAATAGCCAGTCGAAGATTCGGGCTCGGCTATTCTCTTTGGAACAAATCGAATTCTCCGACGCGTACATAGAGACCGCCATCATCGCTGCGTGGAAACGACGGCGAGCATTTTTCCAACTCGATGACTCATTTCGCGCCGTGTTCAGCGAATCCGATGGGTTGCCGGGCGTAATCGCGGATAAACTCGGGACGGTGTTGGTGGTGCAGCTTCTTACGATGGCCGCGGACAAGCACCGCGAGGCTGTTCTCTCCGCACTGCAGGCGCTCTACGACCCCAAAGTGATGGTGGTGCGCGACGATATACCTGTCCGAGAAAAAGAAGGATTACCGGTTTCCGAGCCAACTGTGGTTGGTGAGCTTACACTACCCCATGCGATCGAGCTCGACGGAATCACTTACTTTTGTGATCCTGTACACGGGCAAAAAACAGGCTTGTTCCTCGATCAACGCATAAATAGGAAGCTTTTGGGATCGTTTGTTTCTGGGAAGCGGGTACTTGACCTCTATTGTCATGTTGGCGGATGGGGTTTTGTTGCGGCGAAACACGGGGCCGCGGAAATCATCGCGGTGGATTCTTCCAGTCCTGCTATCGAACTGGCGCGCCGCGGCGCAGAGGCAAACCAATTCACGAATATTAGGTTCGAGTGTGAGGATGTTTTCGATTTTCTTACCGAAGCGCTAAAGGAGCGGCAAGAGTTCGATGTCGTGGTGTGTGATCCGCCCGCCTTTGCCAAGAGTCACAAACACCTCGAGGAAGCGGAGCGGACGTACCTAAGCCTGAATTACCGCGCAATGAAACTTGTGGCGCCGCATGGCTTTCTTATTACTTGTTCCTGTTCGCAAGTACTTTCGGACGATCATTTTGGTCTGATTCTTTCAACGGCAGCGCGGAATGCAACTCGCCGTTTTCAGCGAATCGCTCGAGGATCCCAGCCGCCCGACCACCCAGTGCTTGTAGGTTTTCCCGAAAGCGAATACTTAAAGTGTTGGGTTTTGCAACGCCTGGAGTAG
- a CDS encoding Cysteinyl-tRNA synthetase: MSLVLYNTATRQKEEFQPANPPLVTMYNCGPTVYDYFHVGNARNFVVVDTVRRYLMHSGYRVRFVQNFTDIDDKIINRANEAGEPWDKLAERFIQEYFRAADALNILRADFHPRATEYIPQMIALIERLLQRGLAYVAQGDVYFRVRAFDAYGSLSGRDLDELLEGARVDVSEQKEDPLDFALWKAAKPGEPSWESPWGPGRPGWHIECSVMSMALLGETIDIHSGGCDLVFPHHENELAQSVGATGKPFVRYWLHNGFLTINKEKMSKSLGNFFTINEVLSKYSPAVVRFYLLSAHYRHPLDYSDSALDEAGSALSRIQEAVVTAEKVINLIDPALVPPSDQVVSDTVSALEVKFTAAMDDDFNTQRAIGVIFEAVSKLNDTRLELAKSPQNPELAGEVVALTNLIHRLLGVLGLEELVFAPAAKQPRTDEVFAEQLIELLIRARQMARENKQYKIADYIRNELAELGVRLQDLPTGTIWLRDDKPSAGDKKS, translated from the coding sequence ATGAGCCTTGTTCTCTATAATACAGCGACTCGCCAGAAGGAAGAATTTCAGCCAGCAAATCCGCCGCTCGTCACGATGTACAATTGCGGGCCGACCGTGTATGATTATTTCCATGTGGGGAATGCCCGCAACTTTGTAGTAGTGGATACCGTCCGCCGCTATCTCATGCACTCTGGGTATCGAGTACGTTTCGTTCAGAATTTCACCGATATTGACGACAAAATTATCAACCGGGCGAACGAGGCTGGCGAGCCGTGGGATAAGCTTGCCGAGCGATTTATCCAGGAATACTTTCGCGCCGCAGATGCGCTAAACATCCTGCGTGCGGATTTTCACCCCCGTGCCACCGAGTATATCCCGCAAATGATTGCCCTCATTGAGCGACTTCTCCAGCGTGGGCTTGCTTACGTCGCGCAAGGGGATGTGTACTTCCGGGTGCGCGCTTTTGATGCCTATGGAAGCCTCTCGGGCCGAGATCTGGATGAGCTCCTTGAAGGCGCGCGCGTGGACGTCAGCGAGCAGAAAGAAGATCCCCTCGACTTTGCTCTTTGGAAGGCAGCGAAGCCCGGCGAGCCCAGCTGGGAGAGCCCGTGGGGGCCCGGACGACCCGGCTGGCACATCGAGTGCTCGGTCATGAGCATGGCCCTTCTTGGCGAAACGATCGACATACACAGTGGCGGGTGCGATCTCGTGTTCCCTCACCACGAAAATGAATTGGCCCAGTCGGTCGGAGCGACAGGGAAGCCCTTTGTTCGCTACTGGCTCCACAACGGCTTTCTCACGATTAACAAAGAGAAGATGTCCAAATCCTTGGGCAATTTCTTTACGATCAACGAGGTGCTCTCGAAGTATTCGCCAGCGGTCGTGCGCTTCTATTTACTGTCAGCGCACTACCGTCATCCGCTTGACTACAGTGACAGTGCCCTCGACGAAGCTGGGAGTGCTCTCTCCCGCATTCAGGAAGCTGTAGTCACAGCCGAAAAGGTCATCAATCTGATTGACCCGGCATTGGTCCCCCCCTCCGACCAAGTGGTTAGTGATACGGTCTCTGCGCTGGAGGTGAAGTTTACCGCAGCGATGGACGATGACTTTAATACTCAGCGCGCCATCGGAGTGATCTTTGAAGCTGTCAGCAAGCTCAACGATACTCGGCTTGAGCTCGCAAAGTCTCCACAAAACCCCGAGCTCGCTGGAGAAGTCGTTGCGCTCACAAATTTGATTCATCGACTATTAGGTGTGCTCGGGCTGGAGGAGTTGGTCTTTGCCCCGGCCGCAAAGCAACCGAGGACGGACGAGGTCTTTGCTGAACAGTTGATAGAATTGCTAATTCGAGCACGACAAATGGCTCGCGAGAACAAGCAGTACAAAATCGCGGACTACATTCGCAACGAACTTGCGGAGTTGGGAGTTAGACTTCAGGATCTGCCCACCGGTACCATCTGGTTGCGGGACGACAAGCCTTCTGCTGGAGATAAAAAATCGTAG
- a CDS encoding two component, sigma54 specific, transcriptional regulator, Fis family, with product MTIRVLVADDDNAQRFMLEELMKREGYDVVSARDGVEAVAKVREEDFDLAILDVKMPRMDGIQALREIHSIRPHLIVVMVTAYGTTETALQAVKEGAYDYFTKPYNVDELRLVVRRAIEKQRLRQQIFALETQLREKVALDRIVGQSPQMQQVFDLIRKVVSNDVTVLITGESGTGKELVAQAIHFHSARRDFPFLGINCAAIPESLLESELFGHERGAFTGAVSTRKGLFETAQGGTVFLDEIGDMSLPLQSKLLRVLQEKKIMRVGGTTPIPVDVRIIAATNQNLAERVRKKEFREDLYFRLNVIPIHLPPLRERKGDIPLLVHHFIGIYNPRLNRDIHGVTPGAMELLENYPWPGNVRELENVVQRAMILATGNTITEEDLPLNVRSGPIAFPAQAGQLPDDTERILEDFSIPLQEKVNLLTEQLEKKVILAALQRTNFKRQEAADLLGISRKSLHNKMVKYRLFEPDSTEAE from the coding sequence GTGACAATTCGTGTGTTGGTGGCCGACGACGACAACGCACAGCGTTTCATGCTCGAGGAGCTCATGAAACGCGAAGGCTATGATGTGGTGTCAGCCCGAGATGGCGTAGAAGCCGTCGCCAAGGTTCGTGAAGAGGATTTCGACTTGGCAATTCTGGACGTCAAAATGCCACGCATGGATGGCATCCAAGCATTGCGCGAAATCCACTCCATTCGGCCCCACCTGATTGTGGTCATGGTGACGGCATACGGCACGACAGAGACGGCACTTCAAGCCGTCAAAGAAGGGGCGTACGACTACTTCACGAAACCCTACAACGTGGATGAGCTCCGGTTGGTTGTGAGGCGAGCAATTGAAAAGCAGCGCCTCCGTCAGCAGATCTTTGCGTTAGAGACCCAGCTCCGCGAGAAGGTCGCTTTGGATCGTATTGTGGGCCAGAGCCCGCAAATGCAGCAGGTGTTTGATCTGATTCGTAAAGTGGTGTCGAATGACGTCACTGTGCTCATAACCGGCGAGTCGGGCACGGGCAAAGAACTCGTGGCACAGGCCATCCACTTTCACAGCGCGCGACGCGATTTCCCGTTTCTCGGTATCAACTGCGCAGCGATCCCCGAATCTCTTCTCGAGAGCGAGCTCTTCGGCCATGAACGAGGAGCATTTACAGGTGCTGTCAGCACCCGCAAAGGGTTATTCGAGACTGCGCAGGGGGGAACCGTGTTCTTGGACGAAATCGGAGACATGTCGCTTCCTCTGCAGAGCAAATTGCTGCGGGTGCTTCAGGAAAAGAAAATCATGCGCGTTGGCGGGACAACTCCCATCCCTGTGGACGTGCGGATCATTGCCGCCACAAACCAGAATTTAGCTGAGCGCGTGCGCAAGAAAGAGTTCCGCGAAGACCTCTACTTTCGTCTAAATGTTATCCCGATTCATCTTCCGCCACTGCGTGAGCGCAAAGGCGACATTCCACTCCTCGTGCATCACTTCATCGGGATTTACAATCCGCGATTGAATCGAGATATCCACGGCGTCACCCCGGGAGCTATGGAACTCCTTGAAAACTACCCTTGGCCCGGAAATGTCCGAGAACTGGAAAATGTGGTGCAACGAGCCATGATCCTCGCCACCGGGAACACGATCACTGAGGAGGACTTACCGCTCAACGTCCGAAGTGGTCCGATCGCCTTTCCCGCTCAGGCTGGACAACTGCCCGACGATACAGAAAGAATCCTTGAGGACTTTTCGATCCCACTTCAGGAAAAAGTAAATCTCCTGACGGAGCAGCTTGAAAAAAAGGTCATTCTTGCTGCCCTCCAGCGGACAAATTTCAAACGCCAAGAAGCAGCCGATTTGCTGGGCATTTCGCGAAAATCACTTCATAATAAGATGGTGAAATATCGCCTATTTGAGCCCGACTCAACAGAAGCTGAGTAG
- a CDS encoding sensor histidine kinase, translated as MNLTFEDQANAKEPIDVSGSEQSLVSPSITKKVRVRLLIAFPLLIVLIISIVAGAFYQLVETEFGNPALIGTLTNRFASERMSAFARNWIIAMILMDVVGAIVGFAAAYSITEPIRKIIYLSHKVARGNFSEKAAIERPDDFGALGHSFDDMVESLNRFIHTRNQFILESFTGGLITLDIHGSVTAMNSAAEKMLGLEAGAAIGKPLKAMLSSRAFAPLLSLIEESLWKREPVVLRKLWLEDEGRKLAVCVHTSILRDRAGQAFGMMVNLRDLEEWERFYKQMARTDQLATLGTFAAGLTHEIRNPLGAIRGLAQLLSEDESLSAKAREYLRVILQETERLDKLVREVQDFSAATVTSLRPQDVHSVVRKAVFMARNNPNAQLAENVELVEHYQHSLPLVALAEEKFVQALMNILVNAFQATPPGGRIVVRTEMQPDTQLPVIIAVENTGSQIPEAVRERVFEPFFTTKEQGTGLGLSIAYQIVKQHGGELKVENTNEGVCVSIALPEARSRQKLSD; from the coding sequence ATGAACCTGACTTTTGAAGACCAAGCGAACGCAAAAGAACCCATAGACGTGAGCGGGTCAGAACAATCGCTGGTATCACCCTCAATCACGAAGAAAGTTCGGGTGCGCCTGCTGATTGCCTTTCCGCTCCTTATCGTTCTTATCATCTCAATTGTTGCGGGCGCATTTTATCAGCTGGTAGAAACGGAGTTCGGGAATCCTGCCCTAATCGGTACCCTGACAAACCGATTCGCATCCGAACGGATGAGCGCGTTTGCGCGCAACTGGATTATCGCAATGATTCTGATGGACGTGGTGGGGGCAATCGTTGGCTTTGCAGCGGCGTATTCCATCACTGAACCAATCCGCAAAATCATTTACCTTAGCCATAAAGTAGCCCGTGGGAATTTCTCTGAAAAAGCGGCGATCGAACGTCCCGATGACTTTGGAGCCCTTGGCCACAGTTTCGACGATATGGTTGAATCGCTGAACCGTTTCATTCACACGCGCAATCAATTCATTCTCGAGAGTTTCACAGGTGGGCTAATTACGTTGGATATTCATGGCAGCGTCACCGCCATGAACAGTGCCGCCGAGAAGATGTTAGGGCTGGAAGCGGGTGCTGCGATTGGGAAGCCACTGAAAGCCATGCTGAGCTCGCGGGCATTTGCTCCGCTGCTTAGCCTTATCGAAGAGTCCCTGTGGAAACGGGAGCCGGTTGTTCTGCGTAAGCTTTGGCTGGAAGATGAAGGACGAAAATTAGCCGTGTGTGTTCACACTTCGATCTTGCGCGACCGCGCCGGCCAGGCCTTCGGAATGATGGTCAACCTGCGAGATTTAGAGGAATGGGAACGATTCTACAAACAAATGGCGCGCACGGACCAACTTGCGACCCTTGGGACTTTTGCTGCAGGATTGACGCATGAGATACGCAATCCGTTGGGGGCGATCCGCGGCCTCGCTCAACTTTTGAGTGAGGACGAAAGTTTGAGTGCAAAAGCACGGGAATACTTGCGTGTTATCCTTCAAGAAACCGAACGGTTAGATAAACTCGTTCGTGAAGTTCAGGATTTTTCAGCGGCTACTGTCACTTCCCTCCGCCCGCAGGACGTCCATTCCGTGGTTCGCAAAGCGGTGTTTATGGCACGCAACAATCCGAATGCTCAGTTGGCTGAAAATGTCGAGCTTGTCGAACATTATCAGCACTCACTTCCGCTTGTCGCCCTTGCCGAAGAGAAATTCGTTCAAGCATTGATGAACATTCTTGTGAACGCGTTTCAAGCAACGCCGCCGGGAGGCCGGATTGTCGTCAGAACAGAAATGCAGCCGGATACACAATTGCCCGTAATCATCGCGGTTGAAAATACGGGCTCTCAGATACCAGAAGCGGTGCGCGAACGCGTGTTTGAGCCCTTTTTCACTACAAAGGAACAAGGGACGGGGCTCGGCCTTTCAATTGCCTACCAAATTGTGAAACAACACGGAGGCGAGCTAAAGGTCGAAAACACAAATGAGGGGGTTTGTGTGTCCATTGCTTTGCCAGAAGCTCGTTCCCGCCAAAAACTAAGCGACTGA
- a CDS encoding Thymidylate kinase, whose protein sequence is METVRNEDEKLTPRRLRGGLLIAFEGIDGAGKTTQAKMAVARLQDEGFDAVYLREPTDGPYGKRLRELMVAGREKISPHEEFELFLLDRKEDVERNIRPALERGAIVCIDRYYLSSMAYQGALGLDPAMIQRENEKIAPVPDLILYFHLPVEICLQRIRQSRDTGLNLFEQQAYQERVAKMFEQMQFSQWVQLDATLDIETLHNLVMRIIHGAISTRLGAGR, encoded by the coding sequence ATGGAAACCGTCAGAAACGAGGATGAGAAACTGACTCCGCGACGCTTGCGCGGTGGGTTATTGATTGCTTTTGAAGGGATTGATGGCGCCGGCAAGACAACTCAGGCAAAGATGGCGGTTGCCCGGCTCCAAGACGAAGGCTTTGATGCTGTCTACCTTCGCGAGCCCACAGATGGCCCTTATGGAAAGCGCTTGCGGGAGCTCATGGTGGCAGGACGCGAGAAGATTTCGCCCCACGAGGAATTCGAGTTATTTCTTTTGGACCGCAAAGAGGACGTGGAGCGCAACATTCGCCCCGCCCTCGAGCGCGGCGCAATCGTCTGCATTGACCGTTATTATCTTTCCTCCATGGCATACCAAGGCGCACTGGGTCTCGATCCCGCGATGATTCAGCGGGAAAATGAGAAGATCGCCCCGGTCCCGGATCTCATTCTCTATTTCCATCTACCCGTGGAAATTTGCCTCCAAAGAATTCGCCAGTCCAGAGACACGGGTTTGAACCTGTTTGAGCAACAGGCCTATCAGGAACGGGTAGCAAAAATGTTCGAGCAGATGCAGTTCTCGCAGTGGGTTCAGCTTGATGCCACTCTCGACATTGAAACATTGCACAACTTGGTCATGAGAATTATCCATGGAGCTATTTCCACGCGACTTGGGGCAGGTAGGTAA